In Streptomyces sp. NBC_00569, a single genomic region encodes these proteins:
- a CDS encoding ABC transporter permease encodes MSETTHDGGVAVTARPSPDEGLSPADLATKYGLTVSGARPGLFEYVRQLWGRRHFILAFSQAKLTAQYSQAKLGQLWQVATPLLNAAVYYLIFGLILHASRGMSMDVYIPFLVTGVFVFTFTQSSVMAGVRAISGNLGLVRALHFPRASLPISFALQQLQQLLFSMIVLFIVAVGFGSYPGLSWLLIIPVLALQFLFNTGLALIMARLGSKTPDLAQLMPFVMRTWMYASGVMFSIPIMLADKPAWVADLLQWNPAAIYMDLMRFALIDGYGSGNLPPHVWAVAAGWSVLVAVGGFVYFWKAEERYGRG; translated from the coding sequence GTGAGTGAGACAACGCATGACGGCGGTGTCGCGGTGACCGCGCGTCCGTCGCCCGACGAGGGGCTGTCCCCGGCCGACCTGGCCACCAAGTACGGTCTGACCGTCAGTGGTGCCAGGCCGGGCCTGTTCGAGTACGTCCGCCAGCTGTGGGGGCGGCGTCACTTCATCCTCGCCTTCTCGCAGGCGAAGCTCACCGCCCAGTACAGCCAGGCCAAGCTCGGCCAGCTCTGGCAGGTGGCGACGCCGCTGCTGAACGCGGCCGTGTACTACCTCATCTTCGGCCTCATCCTGCACGCCAGCCGGGGCATGTCGATGGACGTGTACATCCCGTTCCTGGTCACGGGCGTCTTCGTCTTCACCTTCACGCAGAGCTCGGTGATGGCGGGCGTGAGGGCGATCTCGGGCAATCTGGGCCTGGTGCGCGCGCTGCACTTCCCACGGGCCTCGCTGCCGATCTCGTTCGCGCTCCAGCAGCTCCAGCAGCTGCTGTTCTCGATGATCGTCCTGTTCATCGTCGCGGTCGGCTTCGGCAGCTACCCGGGTCTGTCCTGGCTGCTGATCATCCCGGTGCTCGCGCTCCAGTTCCTCTTCAACACCGGACTCGCGCTGATCATGGCGAGGTTGGGCTCGAAGACCCCGGACCTGGCGCAGCTGATGCCGTTCGTGATGCGTACGTGGATGTACGCGTCCGGCGTGATGTTCTCCATCCCGATCATGCTGGCCGACAAGCCCGCGTGGGTCGCCGACCTGCTGCAGTGGAACCCGGCCGCCATCTACATGGACCTGATGCGCTTCGCGCTCATCGACGGATACGGCTCCGGGAACCTGCCGCCGCACGTGTGGGCGGTCGCGGCCGGCTGGTCGGTGCTGGTCGCCGTCGGCGGCTTCGTCTACTTCTGGAAGGCAGAGGAGCGGTACGGCCGTGGCTGA
- a CDS encoding glycosyltransferase family 2 protein, translating to MKVGAVIITMGNRPEELRALLDSVAKQDGDRVEVVVVGNGSPVPDVPAGVRTVELPENLGIPGGRNVGIEAFGPSGSDVDVLLFLDDDGLLPNTDTAQLCREAFEADPKLGIVSFRIADPETGVTQRRHVPRLRAADPMRSSRVTTFLGGANAVRTSVLAEVGGLPDEFFYAHEETDLAWRALDAGWMIDYRADMVLHHPTTAPSRHAVYHRMVARNRVWLARRNLPALIVPVYLGVWLLLTLARRPSGPALKAWFGGFKEGWTSPCGPRRPMKWRTVWRLTRLGRPPII from the coding sequence ATGAAGGTCGGCGCGGTGATCATCACCATGGGCAACCGCCCCGAGGAGCTGCGCGCCCTCCTCGACTCCGTCGCCAAGCAGGACGGCGACCGGGTCGAGGTGGTCGTGGTCGGCAACGGCTCCCCGGTCCCCGACGTCCCCGCCGGTGTCCGTACCGTCGAACTGCCCGAGAACCTCGGTATCCCGGGCGGCCGCAACGTCGGCATCGAGGCCTTCGGGCCCTCGGGCTCCGACGTGGACGTGCTGCTCTTCCTCGACGACGACGGCCTCCTGCCGAACACCGACACCGCTCAGCTGTGCCGCGAGGCCTTCGAGGCCGATCCGAAGCTGGGCATCGTCAGCTTCCGGATCGCCGACCCGGAGACCGGTGTCACCCAGCGCCGTCACGTCCCGCGCCTGCGCGCCGCCGACCCGATGCGCTCCTCGCGCGTCACCACGTTCCTCGGCGGCGCCAACGCGGTGCGCACCAGCGTCCTCGCCGAGGTCGGCGGCCTGCCCGACGAGTTCTTCTACGCCCACGAGGAGACCGACCTCGCCTGGCGTGCCCTCGACGCGGGCTGGATGATCGACTACCGCGCGGACATGGTGCTGCACCACCCGACGACGGCTCCTTCCCGGCACGCGGTCTACCACCGTATGGTCGCCAGGAACCGGGTCTGGCTCGCCCGCCGTAATCTGCCCGCGCTCATCGTCCCCGTCTACCTCGGGGTCTGGCTGCTCCTCACGCTCGCCCGCCGCCCCTCCGGACCTGCGCTCAAGGCCTGGTTCGGCGGGTTCAAGGAAGGCTGGACGAGCCCGTGCGGCCCCAGGCGTCCCATGAAGTGGCGTACGGTGTGGCGCCTGACCCGACTGGGCCGACCTCCCATCATCTGA
- a CDS encoding CDP-alcohol phosphatidyltransferase family protein has translation MQKPSVAELRPVVHPAGVKDRRSGEHWGGRLYMREISLRIDRHLVNTKVSPNQLTYLMTVCGVLAAPALLVPGIWGAVLGVVAVQLYLLLDCVDGEIARWRKQYSLTGVWMDRVGAYLTDAAVLVGFGLRAADLWGSGRIDWLWAFLGTLAALGAILIKAETDLVGVARAQSGKEQVKESASEIQASGMALARKAASALKFHRLILGIEASLLILVLAIVDQIRGDLFFTRLGVAVLAGIALLQTLLHLVSILASSRLK, from the coding sequence ATGCAAAAGCCATCAGTAGCTGAGCTGCGCCCGGTCGTTCACCCCGCGGGGGTGAAGGACCGGCGCAGCGGCGAGCACTGGGGCGGCCGGCTCTACATGCGCGAGATCTCGCTGCGCATCGACCGCCACCTCGTGAACACCAAGGTCAGCCCCAACCAGCTGACCTACCTGATGACCGTCTGCGGCGTCCTCGCGGCCCCCGCACTGCTGGTCCCGGGTATCTGGGGTGCCGTCCTCGGCGTCGTCGCGGTCCAGCTGTACCTGCTGCTCGACTGTGTCGACGGCGAGATCGCCCGCTGGCGCAAGCAGTACTCGCTCACCGGCGTCTGGATGGACCGTGTCGGCGCGTACCTGACCGATGCCGCGGTCCTCGTGGGCTTCGGTCTGCGCGCCGCCGACCTGTGGGGTTCCGGCCGGATCGACTGGCTGTGGGCCTTCCTCGGCACGCTCGCCGCGCTCGGCGCCATCCTGATCAAGGCCGAGACGGACCTGGTCGGCGTGGCCCGCGCGCAGAGCGGCAAGGAGCAGGTCAAGGAGTCCGCGTCCGAGATCCAGGCCTCCGGCATGGCGCTCGCCCGCAAGGCGGCGTCGGCGCTCAAGTTCCACCGCCTCATCCTCGGCATCGAGGCGTCGCTGCTGATCCTGGTCCTCGCGATCGTCGACCAGATCCGGGGCGACCTGTTCTTCACGCGCCTGGGCGTGGCGGTCCTGGCCGGCATCGCGCTGCTCCAGACCCTGCTGCACCTGGTGTCCATCCTGGCGTCGAGCAGGCTGAAGTGA
- a CDS encoding iron-containing alcohol dehydrogenase family protein, producing MPVLTRLMPSPVVVDIRAGALDDLATILTDQRIAPTGKLAFAISNGASGKVLRERFAPAFPGADWFDDADGTIDGAVKLADSIKKAGRYDAVVSLGGGKVVDCAKYAAARVGLPLVAVATNLAHDGLCSPVATLDNDAGRGSYGVPSPIGVVIDLDVIRDAPARFVRAGIGDVICKISAVADWELSHEVNGEQVDGLAAAMARQAAHAVLRHPGGIGDDDFLSVLAESLVMCGLAMSVAGDSRPASGACHEICHAFDLLFPKRNAQHGEQCGFGGAFATFLRGDHDTAKDMVETLRRHGLPVLAKEMGYSDQDLVDAVLFAPQTRPGRYTILEHLNLNADQIRDAYADYAKAISS from the coding sequence GTGCCAGTACTGACCCGGCTCATGCCGAGTCCGGTCGTCGTCGACATCCGGGCCGGCGCGCTGGACGACCTCGCCACCATCCTCACCGACCAGCGCATCGCCCCCACCGGCAAGCTCGCCTTCGCGATCAGCAATGGCGCTTCCGGCAAGGTCCTCAGGGAGCGGTTCGCACCGGCGTTCCCGGGCGCGGACTGGTTCGACGACGCGGACGGCACCATCGACGGCGCCGTCAAGCTCGCCGACTCGATAAAGAAGGCGGGCCGCTACGACGCGGTGGTCTCGCTGGGCGGTGGCAAGGTCGTCGACTGTGCGAAGTACGCGGCGGCCCGGGTGGGCCTGCCGCTGGTGGCCGTTGCCACGAACCTCGCGCACGACGGTCTGTGCTCTCCGGTCGCGACGCTGGACAACGACGCGGGCCGTGGCTCGTACGGTGTGCCGAGCCCGATCGGCGTGGTCATCGACCTCGACGTCATCCGGGACGCCCCCGCCCGGTTCGTCCGGGCCGGCATCGGCGATGTCATCTGCAAGATCTCCGCCGTCGCCGACTGGGAGCTCTCGCACGAGGTCAACGGCGAGCAGGTCGACGGCCTGGCCGCCGCCATGGCCCGCCAGGCCGCGCACGCGGTGCTGCGGCACCCGGGCGGCATCGGTGACGACGACTTCCTCAGCGTGCTCGCCGAGTCGCTGGTGATGTGCGGTCTCGCGATGTCCGTGGCCGGGGACTCGAGGCCCGCCTCGGGCGCCTGCCACGAGATCTGCCACGCCTTCGACCTGCTCTTCCCCAAGCGCAACGCGCAGCACGGGGAGCAGTGCGGGTTCGGCGGGGCGTTCGCCACGTTCCTTCGCGGTGATCACGACACCGCGAAGGACATGGTCGAGACGCTGCGCCGGCACGGCCTGCCGGTCCTCGCCAAGGAGATGGGCTACAGCGACCAGGACCTCGTGGACGCGGTGCTCTTCGCCCCGCAGACGCGCCCCGGCCGCTACACGATCCTCGAGCACCTCAACCTCAACGCCGACCAGATCAGGGACGCCTACGCCGACTATGCAAAAGCCATCAGTAGCTGA
- a CDS encoding phosphocholine cytidylyltransferase family protein, translating into MIGLVLAAGAGSRLRPYTETLPKALVPVAGEGTENELSVLDFTLKNFAEIGLTEVGIIVGYRKEVVYERQAALEAKYGLKLTLIENDVAEKWNNAYSLWCGRDAIKHTVILANGDTVHPVSVEKTLLAARGNGKKIILALDTVKDLGDEEMKVVVDPETGVQKITKLMEPSEATGEYIGVTLIEGEAADELADALKATYERDPQLYYEDGYQELVNRGFKVDVAPIGDVKWVEIDNHDDLAKAREIACQY; encoded by the coding sequence ATGATCGGCCTCGTCCTGGCCGCCGGCGCAGGCAGCCGGCTCCGCCCCTACACCGAGACGCTCCCCAAGGCGCTCGTGCCCGTCGCGGGCGAGGGAACCGAGAACGAGCTCTCCGTCCTCGACTTCACCCTGAAGAACTTCGCCGAGATCGGCCTCACCGAGGTCGGCATCATCGTCGGCTACCGCAAGGAGGTCGTCTACGAGCGCCAGGCGGCGCTCGAGGCGAAGTACGGCCTGAAGCTGACGCTGATCGAGAACGACGTCGCCGAGAAGTGGAACAACGCCTACTCCCTGTGGTGCGGCCGTGACGCCATCAAGCACACGGTGATCCTCGCCAACGGCGACACGGTGCACCCGGTCTCCGTGGAGAAGACGCTGCTCGCCGCCCGCGGCAACGGCAAGAAGATCATCCTCGCCCTGGACACCGTCAAGGACCTGGGCGACGAGGAGATGAAGGTCGTCGTGGACCCCGAGACGGGCGTCCAGAAGATCACGAAGCTGATGGAGCCGTCCGAGGCCACCGGCGAGTACATCGGCGTCACCCTCATCGAGGGCGAGGCCGCCGACGAGCTGGCCGACGCCCTGAAGGCCACGTACGAGCGTGACCCGCAGCTGTACTACGAGGACGGCTACCAGGAGCTCGTGAACCGCGGCTTCAAGGTCGACGTCGCCCCGATCGGCGACGTGAAGTGGGTCGAGATCGACAACCACGACGACCTCGCCAAGGCCCGGGAGATCGCGTGCCAGTACTGA